One Setaria italica strain Yugu1 chromosome II, Setaria_italica_v2.0, whole genome shotgun sequence DNA segment encodes these proteins:
- the LOC111256408 gene encoding GDSL esterase/lipase At4g10955-like, with amino-acid sequence MGSDSDKECFDKSGPKHISEIDWGNEGHRRCITACLVRATYILESDRTKGRQDTPGARAPAWWRSFHLRLHRSPPVRHQPPAPPPHFIVAFRGTKLRVIPDIKDDISIILNLQDTCIRFRKAREHVAELLLEATGISGSGGVVWLAGHSLGASVALDVGRDLVIRRALNLPTFLFNPPHVSLAPVATALAAHVGGGQA; translated from the exons ATGGGTTCAGATTCAGACAAGGAATGCTTCGACAAGTCCGGACCCAAGCATATTTCTGAGATTGACTG GGGCAACGAGGGCCACCGTCGGTGCATCACCGCCTGCCTTGTGAGAGCCACTTACATTCTGGAGAGCGATCGAACCAAGGGGAGGCAGGACACACCCggggcgcgcgcgccggcgtggTGGAGGAGCTTCCACCTGCGCCTGCATAGAAGCCCTCCTGTGCG ccaccagcctcCGGCTCCACCTCCACACTTCATTGTTGCCTTCCGGGGCACCAAACTACGGGTGATTCCGGATATCAAAGACGACATCAGCATCATCCTCAACCTGCAGGACACATGCATTCGCTTCCGCAAGGCACGCGAGCATGTCGCGGAGCTCCTCCTGGAGGCCACCGGCATCagcggaagcggcggcgtcGTGTGGCTTGCGGGGCACTCGCTTGGCGCGTCGGTGGCGCTGGACGTGGGGCGCGACCTGGTGATCCGTAGGGCGCTCAACCTCCCGACCTTCCTCTTCAACCCGCCGCACGTATCGCTGGCGCCTGTCGCCACCGCGTTAGCTGCACATGTCGGAGGTGGCCAAGCTTGA
- the LOC101773592 gene encoding syntaxin-132: MNNLLTDSFERDEKPERERDVEMGNRNPKDKTDYGLKDFYEEVKEIEMLLDKMSKIVHKLQEANEESKSVTKASAMKAIKGRMEKDIDEVGKIARSVKVKLEQMDRNNLENRKKPGCGKGTSVDRSRMSMTITLKKKMKERMNDFQNLRQTIQEEYREVVERRIFTVTGTKPSEEVIDRLIETGSSEQIFERAIQGTGRGQILATIEEIQERHDAVMEIEKRLLELQQIFADMAALVDAQGEILDNIENQVQNAVNHVVTGTEALRTAKSLQKKSRKCMLIAIILLLVIAVIVVLSILKPWAK; this comes from the exons ATGAACAATCTTCTCACG GATTCCTTTGAAAGGGACGAGAAGCCGGAAAGGGAGAGGGATGTTGAGATGGGGAATCGAAATCCGAAGGACAAAACGGATTATGGTCTCAAGGACTTCTATGAAGAG GTCAAAGAGATTGAAATGCTGTTGGATAAGATgtccaaaatagttcacaagctTCAG GAAGCTAATGAGGAGTCAAAGTCAGTCACCAAGGCGTCTGCAATGAAAG CGATCAAAGGGCGCATGGAGAAAGACATTGATGAAGTAGGGAAGATCGCACGCAGCGTAAAAGTCAAGTTGGAACAAATGGACAGAAAT AATCTTGAGAACAGAAAGAAGCCAGGGTGTGGGAAGGGCACGAGCGTAGATCGATCAAGGATGTCAATGACCAT CacattgaagaagaagatgaaagaAAGAATGAACGATTTCCAG AATCTAAGGCAAACCATACAAGAAGAGTACCGAGAAGTTGTAGAGAGGAGGATCTTCACAG TCACGGGTACAAAGCCTTCTGAAGAG GTAATCGACCGCCTCATTGAGACTGGCAGCAGTGAGCAGATCTTTGAGAGAGCAATTCAGGGGACTGGCCGAGGGCAG ATTCTTGCAACAATTGAAGAAATTCAGGAACGTCACGATGCAGTCATGGAGATTGAGAAAAGGCTTCTTGAACTGCAACAG ATTTTTGCAGACATGGCAGCACTCGTTGATGCACAAGGAGAGATTCTAGACAATATTGAAAATCAG GTTCAAAATGCTGTAAACCATGTGGTAACTGGTACTGAAGCGCTACGCACCGCAAAGAGCCTGCAGAAGAAATCGAGGAAGTGCATGTTGATTGCAATTATCCTTCTGCTAGTAATTGCTGTCATCGTTGTCCTTTCCATTTTAAAGCCTTGGGCTAAGTAA